One genomic region from Haloprofundus salinisoli encodes:
- a CDS encoding cob(I)yrinic acid a,c-diamide adenosyltransferase, which yields MTDDTTSKDELRENTPGRGVTPEAHRIEPSAPEEFGLVQVWWGDGKGKTTAAMGMGFRAAGHGFRVHMLQFMKGGADSVDAVRGEYNAVAAMPGYSYENTGHYGWHGLMDGSDDDDHRAKAQGGLERARELLAGAAEADLDSPLTLDGPPEDGVHMLILDEVLYAVDQGLLDEGDVLELVDAKPENLELVLTGSHTEPGYVYDAADLVTQVKKGKHPIDAGQRARRGTEY from the coding sequence ATGACAGACGACACCACCTCGAAAGACGAACTACGCGAGAACACCCCCGGCCGCGGCGTCACGCCCGAGGCTCACCGCATCGAACCGAGCGCTCCCGAGGAGTTCGGACTCGTGCAGGTGTGGTGGGGCGACGGGAAGGGAAAGACCACTGCCGCGATGGGGATGGGCTTTCGCGCCGCGGGCCACGGCTTCCGCGTCCACATGCTCCAGTTCATGAAGGGCGGCGCGGACAGCGTCGACGCCGTCCGCGGCGAGTACAACGCCGTCGCGGCGATGCCCGGCTACAGCTACGAGAACACCGGCCACTACGGCTGGCACGGCCTGATGGACGGCAGCGACGACGACGACCACCGCGCGAAGGCGCAGGGCGGACTCGAACGCGCGCGAGAGCTGCTCGCGGGTGCGGCCGAGGCGGACCTCGACTCGCCGCTCACACTCGACGGTCCGCCGGAGGACGGCGTTCACATGCTCATCCTCGACGAGGTGCTGTACGCCGTCGATCAGGGGCTACTCGACGAGGGAGACGTGCTCGAACTCGTCGACGCCAAGCCCGAGAACCTCGAACTCGTGCTGACAGGAAGCCACACCGAGCCGGGGTACGTCTACGACGCCGCGGACCTCGTGACGCAGGTCAAAAAGGGAAAACATCCCATCGACGCCGGACAGCGGGCGCGTCGGGGGACCGAGTACTGA
- a CDS encoding amylo-alpha-1,6-glucosidase — protein sequence MGDEHTTNSTDRRTEALDVLRSNRADGYTIPSATLYPFQWNWDSAFIALGLAGVDPEAATAELETLCAATWESGLLPHIVFHTDAEGYFPGPEEWGVDVEGVATSGITQPPMVVPAARRVYEATGDDDFLDRVYPALERHLEWWVRERSADGGAVYVRHPWETGMDDSPAWTDALAAFDPGEIEYEREDRKSDELADQRPTDWDYDRYVSLVRSARAADWDELSLRESCPFLVEDALTNAIFVRACDDLAALAAARGDDAAASTWREQADRSRGAIRDRLWDDDLGTFVSYDRVGDRQLRANSVAGLAGVFGEIPTNEQFERLRRTLREEFLDFEFAVRSYVGDAFDPDRYWRGPVWINTNWLVADGLRRYGATDLADRIDRDSRRLVERGGFREYFNPETGGGRGSDRFSWSAALYLELTDDR from the coding sequence ATGGGTGACGAACACACGACCAACTCGACCGACCGCCGAACCGAGGCGCTCGACGTGCTCCGGTCGAACCGCGCCGACGGCTACACCATCCCGTCGGCGACGCTCTACCCCTTCCAGTGGAACTGGGACTCGGCGTTCATCGCGCTCGGCCTCGCGGGCGTCGACCCGGAGGCCGCGACGGCGGAGCTGGAGACGCTCTGTGCGGCGACGTGGGAGAGCGGCCTGCTCCCGCACATCGTCTTCCACACCGACGCCGAGGGCTACTTCCCCGGCCCCGAGGAGTGGGGCGTCGACGTCGAAGGGGTCGCCACCAGCGGCATCACCCAACCGCCGATGGTCGTTCCCGCGGCCCGGCGCGTCTACGAGGCGACGGGCGACGACGACTTCCTCGACCGAGTGTATCCGGCGCTGGAACGCCATCTGGAGTGGTGGGTCCGCGAGCGGTCGGCCGACGGCGGTGCGGTGTACGTCCGCCACCCGTGGGAGACGGGGATGGACGACTCGCCGGCGTGGACCGACGCGCTCGCGGCGTTCGACCCCGGCGAAATCGAGTACGAGCGCGAGGACCGCAAATCCGACGAGTTGGCCGACCAGCGGCCGACCGACTGGGACTACGACCGCTACGTCTCGCTCGTCCGTTCGGCCCGCGCCGCCGACTGGGACGAACTGTCCCTCCGCGAGTCGTGTCCGTTCCTCGTCGAGGACGCGCTGACGAACGCCATCTTCGTCCGCGCGTGTGACGACCTCGCGGCGCTCGCCGCTGCACGCGGCGACGACGCGGCGGCGTCGACCTGGCGCGAACAGGCAGACCGCTCTCGGGGGGCGATTCGGGACCGACTCTGGGACGACGACCTGGGCACGTTCGTCTCCTACGACCGCGTCGGCGACCGACAGCTCCGAGCGAACTCCGTCGCGGGGCTCGCCGGTGTCTTCGGCGAAATACCGACGAACGAGCAGTTCGAACGACTCCGCCGGACGCTCCGCGAGGAGTTTCTCGACTTCGAGTTCGCCGTCCGCTCCTACGTCGGCGACGCGTTCGACCCCGACCGCTACTGGCGCGGGCCGGTGTGGATAAACACGAACTGGCTCGTCGCCGACGGTCTGCGTCGCTACGGCGCGACCGACCTCGCCGACCGAATCGACCGAGACAGCCGCCGCCTCGTCGAGCGCGGAGGCTTCCGCGAGTACTTCAACCCCGAGACGGGCGGAGGAAGGGGAAGCGACCGCTTCTCGTGGAGCGCGGCGCTGTACCTCGAACTGACCGACGACCGATGA
- a CDS encoding cobyrinic acid a,c-diamide synthase, which translates to MDGIVIAGVASGVGKTVATLAVCRSLQRTGRVVQPAKAGPDFIDPSHHEAATWRASRTLDPWLEGESGMRRNYARGSGDVCVVEGMMGLYDGSTTSRPDVDEMDTSTAKVAESLSLPVVLVVDASAGMESVAATALGFREYAARAGLDLDVAGVLASRAHRGRHEDGVREALPDELTYFGRIPPREDLEIPERHLGLEMGDESPLSAEALDAAADGIRVEKLLDAAREPAWLTAAEEEDDASPRSDDVDDRPTVAVARDDAFRFVYAATRERLRERAEVVTFAPTAGDDLPDCDGVYLPGGYPELHAAELSDSPALSTLADRAADGLPVFGECGGLMALTESLTTVDGDTYEMAGVLPADVTMRERYQALDHVELRGRETALTCPEGRTLRGHEFHYSEADPATDARYAFDVIRGRGIDGERDGLMEYQTLGTYAHVHPESGAFDRFVDAVASATRRCRHI; encoded by the coding sequence ATGGATGGAATCGTCATCGCCGGCGTCGCCTCCGGCGTCGGAAAGACTGTCGCAACGCTCGCCGTCTGTCGGTCGCTCCAGCGGACCGGGCGGGTGGTCCAACCGGCGAAGGCCGGACCGGACTTCATCGACCCGAGTCACCACGAGGCGGCGACGTGGCGCGCCTCGCGGACGCTCGATCCGTGGCTCGAAGGCGAGTCCGGGATGCGCCGCAACTACGCCCGCGGGTCGGGAGACGTCTGCGTCGTCGAGGGGATGATGGGTCTGTACGACGGAAGCACGACGAGTCGACCTGACGTCGACGAGATGGATACGAGCACCGCAAAAGTCGCCGAGTCGCTCTCGCTGCCGGTCGTCCTCGTCGTCGACGCCAGCGCCGGGATGGAGAGCGTCGCCGCGACGGCGCTCGGGTTCCGCGAGTACGCCGCCCGGGCGGGACTGGATCTCGACGTCGCGGGGGTGCTCGCCTCGCGCGCGCATCGAGGACGGCACGAGGACGGCGTCCGCGAGGCGCTTCCCGACGAGTTGACGTACTTCGGTCGGATTCCGCCGCGCGAGGACCTCGAAATCCCCGAGCGCCACCTCGGGCTGGAGATGGGCGACGAGTCGCCGCTCTCCGCGGAAGCGCTCGACGCCGCTGCCGACGGTATCCGAGTGGAGAAACTCCTCGACGCCGCGAGAGAACCGGCGTGGCTCACGGCGGCCGAAGAGGAGGACGACGCGTCGCCCCGCTCCGACGACGTCGACGACCGACCGACGGTCGCCGTCGCCCGCGACGACGCCTTCCGATTCGTCTACGCGGCGACGCGCGAACGCCTCCGCGAGCGCGCCGAGGTGGTGACGTTCGCGCCGACGGCGGGCGACGACCTGCCCGACTGCGACGGCGTCTACCTCCCCGGCGGCTACCCCGAACTGCACGCCGCCGAACTCTCCGACAGTCCGGCGCTTTCGACGCTCGCCGACCGCGCGGCCGACGGACTCCCCGTCTTCGGCGAGTGCGGCGGGCTGATGGCCCTCACGGAGTCGCTGACGACCGTCGACGGCGACACCTACGAGATGGCGGGCGTTCTGCCCGCCGACGTGACGATGCGCGAGCGGTATCAGGCGCTCGACCACGTCGAACTCCGAGGGCGAGAAACGGCGCTCACCTGCCCCGAGGGGCGGACGCTCCGCGGCCACGAGTTCCACTACTCCGAGGCCGACCCGGCGACCGACGCCCGATACGCCTTCGACGTGATTCGCGGCAGGGGTATCGACGGCGAGCGCGACGGGTTGATGGAGTATCAGACGCTCGGCACGTACGCGCACGTCCACCCCGAGAGCGGCGCGTTCGACCGGTTCGTCGACGCGGTGGCGTCGGCGACTCGGCGGTGCCGACACATTTAG
- a CDS encoding SDR family NAD(P)-dependent oxidoreductase: protein MQLDGQTALVTGAASGIGRATAERLADAGARVVVTDVDITGGEETADRIESDGGSATFHELDVRDRETFLSVVEAVDQKSGLDVLVNNAGVGHVPKPVEDITEAEREFVFDVNISGVWNGCAAALPTMKARGSGAIVNVASLAGVIGSPNLGAYSLSKGAVVNFTRTVAAEAGPHGVRANAVCPGFVEGGLGEQYFESFEDPEAARERSRRGYALRRLGELDEVADAIAFLASDAASFVTGESLMVDGGFSIQ, encoded by the coding sequence ATGCAACTCGATGGACAGACGGCACTCGTCACCGGCGCGGCGTCGGGAATCGGGCGAGCGACCGCGGAACGTCTCGCGGACGCCGGCGCGCGCGTCGTCGTCACCGACGTCGATATCACCGGCGGCGAGGAGACGGCCGACAGAATCGAGAGCGACGGCGGGAGCGCGACGTTTCACGAGCTCGACGTGCGCGATCGGGAGACGTTCCTCTCCGTAGTCGAGGCCGTCGACCAGAAATCCGGTCTCGACGTCCTCGTCAACAACGCCGGCGTCGGCCACGTGCCGAAACCGGTCGAAGACATCACGGAGGCCGAACGCGAGTTCGTCTTCGACGTGAACATCTCGGGGGTCTGGAACGGCTGTGCGGCCGCACTGCCGACGATGAAAGCCCGCGGGTCCGGCGCGATCGTCAACGTCGCCTCGCTCGCGGGCGTCATCGGGTCGCCGAACCTCGGCGCGTACTCGCTGTCGAAGGGTGCGGTCGTCAACTTCACCCGCACGGTGGCCGCCGAGGCGGGCCCCCACGGCGTCCGAGCGAACGCAGTCTGTCCGGGGTTCGTCGAGGGTGGCCTCGGCGAGCAGTATTTCGAGTCGTTCGAGGACCCCGAAGCGGCGCGCGAGCGGTCACGGCGCGGCTACGCGCTTCGCCGCCTCGGGGAACTCGACGAAGTCGCCGACGCCATCGCGTTCCTCGCCAGCGACGCCGCCTCGTTCGTCACCGGCGAGTCGCTGATGGTCGACGGCGGCTTTTCGATTCAGTGA
- a CDS encoding adenosylcobinamide amidohydrolase produces MSESTNGAFEATVRDGVLRFSRPNTRWVSSGFDGGESRAAAAYNVTVPDGFSRTDLAAFARERRDAVGFDDDGPTLLTGVEMRHARRARIGSVDVVATAGVSNPAALPVETGNEAAETSADAVDGRVGRDDGDSPPRPGTVNLLVGTTWALEPGALANLLTVVAEAKAATLLSCANVPGTTSDAVVVGCDPDGESRRFSGTSTDVGAAARACVRDAVVASLQSRYADEAMPTSVTDAPYGVVTDERADVSRVG; encoded by the coding sequence ATGTCTGAGTCGACGAACGGCGCGTTCGAGGCGACGGTCCGAGACGGCGTGCTCCGCTTCTCGCGTCCGAACACGCGCTGGGTCTCCTCGGGGTTCGACGGCGGCGAGTCGCGCGCCGCCGCCGCGTACAACGTCACCGTCCCCGACGGCTTCTCTCGTACCGACCTCGCGGCGTTCGCCCGCGAGCGACGCGACGCAGTCGGCTTCGACGACGACGGACCGACGCTTCTCACGGGCGTCGAGATGCGACACGCTCGGCGGGCCCGGATCGGGTCGGTCGACGTCGTTGCGACGGCGGGCGTGTCGAACCCGGCGGCGTTACCGGTCGAGACGGGAAACGAAGCCGCCGAGACGAGCGCGGACGCCGTCGACGGGCGCGTCGGCCGCGACGACGGCGACTCGCCGCCTCGTCCCGGCACGGTGAACCTCCTCGTCGGGACGACGTGGGCGCTCGAACCCGGTGCGCTGGCCAACCTCCTGACGGTCGTCGCGGAGGCGAAGGCGGCGACGCTGCTCTCGTGTGCGAACGTGCCGGGGACGACGAGCGACGCCGTCGTCGTCGGCTGCGACCCGGATGGGGAGAGCAGGCGCTTCTCGGGAACTTCGACCGACGTCGGCGCGGCGGCGCGGGCCTGCGTCCGCGACGCCGTCGTCGCGTCGCTGCAGTCGCGCTACGCCGACGAGGCGATGCCGACGAGCGTCACCGACGCGCCTTACGGCGTCGTCACCGACGAGCGAGCGGACGTGTCGCGCGTCGGGTGA
- the cobD gene encoding threonine-phosphate decarboxylase CobD: MDPEALESVERVPHGGVDDPAVLDFSANTNPERPPGVVGVYDAALSVARRYPSDYCEFRTAAAETVDCEPRSVIPTSGGLAAIRLALSVTVRPGDRVLIPAPSFGEYAREVRLQGGDPSFLHHDELLDTDPVDYAAVVVCTPNNPTGEAADPDRLRSFAARCRETDTTLLVDEAFLDFTPLPSMAGEPGVVVARSLTKMYGLPGLRVGFAAATGDLRDRLDTARMAWSLGTPAAEVGTHCLKQSAFVEETRTRVDAERERMRAALSQQFDVYPSDAPYLLLDVGHREVSDVVDAARAEGIAIRDATTFRGLDSHVRVAVKREHENDRLLDALADV, encoded by the coding sequence ATGGACCCTGAGGCCCTCGAATCCGTCGAGCGAGTGCCGCACGGTGGCGTAGACGACCCGGCCGTTCTGGATTTCAGCGCCAACACGAACCCGGAACGGCCGCCGGGCGTCGTCGGCGTCTACGACGCGGCGCTGTCGGTCGCTCGGCGTTACCCCTCCGACTACTGCGAGTTCCGCACCGCAGCGGCCGAAACCGTCGACTGCGAACCCCGGTCGGTGATTCCGACGTCAGGCGGGCTCGCGGCGATTCGCCTCGCGCTCTCGGTGACGGTGCGTCCCGGCGACCGGGTGCTGATTCCCGCGCCGAGCTTCGGCGAGTACGCCCGCGAGGTTCGCCTGCAGGGCGGCGACCCGTCCTTTCTGCACCACGACGAGCTGCTCGACACCGACCCCGTCGACTACGCCGCCGTCGTCGTCTGCACGCCGAACAACCCGACCGGCGAGGCCGCCGACCCCGACCGGCTCCGCTCCTTCGCCGCCCGCTGCCGGGAGACCGACACGACGCTTCTGGTCGACGAGGCGTTTCTCGACTTCACCCCGCTGCCGAGCATGGCCGGCGAGCCCGGCGTCGTCGTCGCTCGCTCGCTGACGAAGATGTACGGACTTCCCGGTCTCCGGGTCGGCTTCGCCGCCGCCACCGGCGACCTCAGAGACCGACTCGACACCGCACGGATGGCGTGGTCGCTCGGGACGCCCGCCGCGGAGGTCGGCACGCACTGCCTCAAACAGTCCGCGTTCGTCGAAGAGACCAGAACGCGGGTCGACGCCGAACGCGAACGGATGCGCGCGGCGCTCTCACAGCAGTTCGACGTCTACCCGTCGGACGCGCCGTACCTCCTGCTCGACGTCGGACACCGAGAGGTGTCGGACGTCGTCGACGCCGCGCGCGCCGAGGGCATCGCTATCCGCGACGCGACGACGTTCCGCGGCCTCGATTCGCACGTCCGCGTCGCGGTCAAGCGCGAACACGAGAACGACCGACTGCTCGACGCGCTGGCGGATGTCTGA
- a CDS encoding nicotinate-nucleotide--dimethylbenzimidazole phosphoribosyltransferase gives MRLILVAGATDTAEIDGISAAGADSDLLAHTPSADLELVEYGSLVRAPELPVSPTGCPTPAAVTRAVRELLDFNFLAVDAGLSVPTGAPTVSVGAKRGRDIREADPVPTAPGSFLAARQLGRTLPDEELVVGETIPGGTTTALGTLRALGEEWAVSSSFPENPMELKSSVVAEGLDASGIAAGAFAYEPLLAVRAMGDPVLAVVAGLAAGALDADKDVILGGGTQMLTAAALVRHEGVTGPLTLATTSYLAADVPVLDDAAGSLDVELVVTDPEFGERDDALARYAAGEGKEGAGMGGALLLADRAGELEHVAEKTVKVVDAAGVAHGP, from the coding sequence GTGCGGCTGATACTCGTCGCCGGCGCGACTGACACCGCCGAAATCGACGGCATCAGCGCCGCCGGTGCCGACTCGGACCTCCTGGCGCACACGCCGAGCGCCGACCTCGAACTCGTCGAGTACGGGTCGCTCGTCCGCGCGCCCGAACTGCCGGTGAGTCCGACGGGGTGCCCCACTCCGGCGGCCGTGACGCGGGCGGTCCGGGAACTGCTGGACTTCAACTTCCTCGCCGTCGACGCCGGTCTCTCGGTGCCGACGGGTGCGCCGACGGTGAGCGTCGGCGCGAAACGCGGCCGCGACATCCGCGAGGCCGACCCGGTGCCGACCGCACCCGGGTCGTTCCTCGCCGCCCGCCAACTAGGCCGGACTCTGCCCGACGAGGAACTCGTCGTCGGTGAGACGATTCCCGGCGGGACGACCACGGCGTTGGGGACGCTCCGCGCGCTCGGCGAGGAGTGGGCCGTCTCCTCGTCGTTCCCCGAGAACCCGATGGAACTCAAATCGTCGGTCGTCGCGGAGGGACTCGACGCCAGCGGCATCGCTGCCGGTGCGTTCGCCTACGAACCGCTGTTGGCGGTGCGGGCGATGGGCGACCCCGTGTTGGCGGTCGTCGCCGGGCTCGCCGCGGGCGCGCTCGACGCCGACAAGGACGTGATTCTCGGTGGCGGGACCCAGATGCTCACGGCCGCTGCGCTCGTCCGTCACGAGGGCGTCACCGGGCCGCTGACGCTGGCGACCACGAGCTATCTCGCCGCCGACGTCCCCGTCCTCGACGACGCGGCCGGGTCGCTCGACGTGGAACTGGTCGTCACCGACCCCGAGTTCGGCGAACGCGACGACGCGCTTGCCCGATACGCGGCGGGCGAAGGCAAGGAGGGCGCGGGGATGGGCGGCGCGCTGCTGCTCGCCGACCGCGCGGGCGAGTTGGAACACGTCGCCGAAAAAACAGTTAAGGTGGTTGACGCCGCGGGTGTTGCACATGGACCCTGA
- a CDS encoding NTP transferase domain-containing protein, translating into MCGGRGTRLGGETEKPLVEVAGEPMVDRVLAALLTSRVDTVYAVVSPHTPRTRDHLIGVADTGCAGSSRIAILDAPGDGYVEDLGFALETAEKPVVTVAADLPLFAAEHADEVVEVATDGGTADDARSVTVCVPDALKRRLGASTDTTFERGGRTLAPTGLNVVAAGGEYVHVSYDARLAVNVNRPPDIALAEALCG; encoded by the coding sequence ATGTGCGGCGGACGGGGGACGCGACTCGGCGGCGAGACGGAGAAGCCGCTCGTCGAGGTAGCGGGGGAACCGATGGTCGACCGCGTGCTCGCGGCGCTGCTGACGAGCCGCGTCGACACCGTCTACGCCGTCGTCTCGCCGCACACGCCGCGGACGCGCGACCATCTCATAGGTGTCGCCGACACCGGCTGCGCCGGTTCGTCTCGGATAGCGATTCTCGACGCGCCCGGCGACGGCTACGTCGAAGACCTCGGGTTCGCGCTCGAAACCGCGGAGAAACCGGTGGTCACCGTCGCCGCCGACCTGCCGCTTTTCGCCGCCGAGCACGCAGACGAAGTCGTCGAAGTCGCGACCGACGGCGGAACGGCCGACGACGCTCGCTCGGTCACGGTTTGCGTTCCCGACGCGCTGAAGCGGCGTCTCGGGGCGAGTACGGACACGACGTTCGAACGTGGCGGGCGCACTCTCGCTCCGACGGGGCTAAACGTGGTCGCCGCAGGAGGTGAGTACGTACACGTGAGCTACGACGCCCGACTCGCCGTGAACGTGAACCGCCCGCCAGACATCGCGCTCGCGGAGGCGCTGTGCGGCTGA
- the cobS gene encoding adenosylcobinamide-GDP ribazoletransferase: protein MVLSALRGGVAFLTRLPVGGGEREWDAFRTTPATFPLVGYLVGALAALPFTLLYAVSRPGTVAALYLGTLYLVTGITHADGLADVGDAAVVHGDAERRLDVLKDSQTGVGGALALALSVVTLALGAFGVAAAAANPVVDLRIIVALGIVVAAEVGAKAGMALLACLGAPAHEGLGSAVVAENDATGLLSVAVAALPAVLAAPPSATLALVCALLSGPAVALLLRRWAAGAVGGVSGDVLGAANELGRVVGLHAGVVAWTLF, encoded by the coding sequence GTGGTTTTGAGCGCGCTGCGCGGCGGCGTCGCGTTCCTCACGCGCCTGCCGGTCGGCGGCGGCGAACGCGAGTGGGACGCCTTCCGGACCACTCCCGCGACGTTCCCGCTCGTCGGTTACCTCGTCGGCGCGCTGGCGGCGCTCCCGTTCACCCTGCTCTACGCCGTTTCGCGACCGGGCACCGTCGCCGCGCTCTATCTCGGCACGCTCTATCTCGTGACCGGTATCACCCACGCCGACGGCCTCGCGGACGTCGGCGACGCCGCGGTGGTCCACGGTGACGCCGAGCGACGCCTCGACGTGCTGAAGGACTCGCAGACCGGCGTCGGCGGCGCGCTCGCGCTCGCGCTCTCGGTCGTCACACTCGCGCTCGGCGCGTTCGGCGTCGCGGCCGCCGCCGCGAATCCGGTCGTCGACCTCCGCATTATCGTCGCCCTTGGCATCGTCGTCGCCGCCGAAGTCGGGGCGAAAGCGGGGATGGCGCTGCTCGCTTGCCTCGGCGCGCCCGCCCACGAGGGTCTCGGCTCGGCCGTCGTCGCCGAAAACGACGCCACCGGGTTGCTGTCCGTCGCCGTCGCCGCGCTCCCGGCGGTGCTGGCCGCGCCCCCGTCGGCGACCCTCGCGCTCGTCTGTGCGCTGCTGTCGGGGCCGGCCGTCGCGCTGTTGCTCCGCCGGTGGGCGGCGGGTGCGGTCGGGGGGGTCTCGGGCGACGTCCTCGGCGCGGCGAACGAGCTCGGGCGCGTCGTCGGTCTCCACGCGGGGGTGGTCGCGTGGACGCTCTTCTGA
- the cbiB gene encoding adenosylcobinamide-phosphate synthase CbiB, whose product MLPAASGAVVLAAALDWTLREPPARIHPVALFGRLAARADRQWRRPKLVGVVAALALPLAAGGATAGVVALAAWLGSTAALVAAGLVLFSTTSLRMLLDAARRVVEDSDTDTEAAQKNLRALAGRDPTDLSSGELRSAAVESVAENLADGLVAPLLAFALLAPLSLPLAAAGAAWVKAVNTLDSMFGYRDKPVGWAPARLDDAVMWLPARLSAALVAVAAGNLGSLARARGWSGEPPSPNSGWPMATLAAVLDVRLDKPGVYVLNRNVALPTPADADHGIRVVAVAGGFAWGLALAATLVAARVSAVAVVSEVLTWF is encoded by the coding sequence ATGCTACCGGCCGCGAGCGGCGCTGTCGTGCTCGCGGCCGCCCTCGACTGGACGCTCCGCGAACCGCCGGCTCGAATCCATCCGGTCGCGCTGTTCGGTCGTCTCGCCGCACGGGCCGACCGACAGTGGCGACGTCCGAAGCTCGTCGGCGTCGTCGCGGCGTTGGCGCTCCCGCTCGCCGCCGGCGGGGCGACGGCGGGCGTCGTCGCCCTCGCAGCGTGGCTCGGGTCGACGGCCGCGCTCGTCGCCGCCGGTTTGGTGCTCTTCTCGACGACGAGTCTCCGGATGCTCCTCGACGCGGCGCGGCGCGTCGTCGAGGACAGCGACACCGACACCGAGGCGGCCCAGAAAAACCTTCGCGCGCTCGCCGGACGCGACCCGACCGACCTCTCGTCGGGCGAGCTGCGGAGCGCGGCCGTCGAGAGCGTCGCCGAGAACCTCGCGGACGGACTCGTCGCCCCGCTTCTGGCGTTCGCGCTCCTCGCGCCGCTGTCGCTTCCGCTCGCGGCGGCCGGGGCGGCGTGGGTCAAGGCCGTGAACACGCTCGACTCGATGTTCGGCTATCGAGACAAACCCGTCGGCTGGGCACCCGCGCGACTCGACGACGCGGTGATGTGGCTCCCGGCGCGCCTCAGTGCCGCGCTCGTCGCCGTCGCCGCGGGCAATCTGGGCTCGCTCGCGCGCGCACGCGGGTGGTCAGGGGAACCCCCGTCGCCGAACTCGGGGTGGCCGATGGCCACGCTCGCGGCGGTGCTGGACGTCAGACTCGACAAACCGGGCGTCTACGTGTTGAACCGGAACGTCGCGCTCCCGACGCCGGCCGACGCCGACCACGGCATCCGCGTCGTCGCCGTCGCGGGCGGGTTCGCGTGGGGGCTCGCGCTGGCGGCGACGCTTGTGGCCGCCCGCGTCTCCGCCGTCGCCGTCGTCTCAGAGGTGTTGACGTGGTTTTGA
- a CDS encoding HAD family hydrolase — MTVTFDLFGTLVEAASPSDPAAAVAAELETLGVAVPDDWGDAYREVHIDAPEGAEVPLPAHVSAALGSRDVDAPNNAARRAVVNAFDPVVETRPNAVAAVAAAADRGPVGLLSNCSVPELARRTLIRSAIPNDAFDATVTSVACGWRKPDARAFETVASALGASPENLLHVGDDARTDGGVEAVGGEFVDVTETSLAALVARLESAPAGDGPSTGVK, encoded by the coding sequence GTGACAGTCACGTTCGACCTCTTCGGGACGCTCGTCGAGGCGGCCTCCCCGTCCGACCCCGCGGCCGCCGTCGCCGCCGAACTCGAAACCCTCGGCGTCGCCGTCCCCGACGACTGGGGCGACGCGTACCGCGAGGTCCACATCGACGCCCCCGAGGGGGCGGAGGTCCCGCTCCCGGCGCACGTCAGCGCCGCCCTCGGAAGCCGCGACGTCGACGCGCCGAACAACGCCGCGCGTCGCGCCGTCGTCAACGCCTTCGACCCCGTGGTAGAGACGCGGCCGAATGCGGTCGCCGCCGTCGCTGCCGCCGCCGACCGCGGCCCCGTCGGCCTGCTGTCGAACTGCAGCGTCCCCGAACTCGCCCGTCGGACGCTCATCCGGTCGGCCATCCCGAACGACGCCTTCGACGCGACGGTGACGAGCGTCGCCTGCGGCTGGCGAAAACCCGACGCGCGAGCGTTCGAGACGGTCGCCTCGGCGCTCGGCGCTTCCCCCGAGAACCTCCTCCACGTCGGCGACGACGCCCGAACCGACGGCGGCGTCGAAGCCGTCGGCGGGGAGTTCGTCGACGTGACCGAGACGTCGCTCGCCGCGCTGGTCGCGCGACTCGAAAGCGCCCCCGCCGGCGACGGTCCGAGTACGGGGGTGAAGTGA